Proteins found in one Bicyclus anynana chromosome 26, ilBicAnyn1.1, whole genome shotgun sequence genomic segment:
- the LOC128199635 gene encoding uncharacterized protein LOC128199635 produces LLYLYLLKIVISVPGVSLQKKWKNIRDAYNKEFKKGKSIPSGSGACKGSKYMYFDRLSFLQKTIENKETITNIDEAKNEEIRNIDQKLDNFVNAREIQPVPNKRKKTKITSEERLADILENSIESRDKIQRQIQESMSKQDDDDKLFCMSLYKELKKVPENKRLATKIELLQVIQKGQKLPSPIHITSQQNTPNAVFWQNQQYSNPQGYFTGYSTIVPGESPSPLSCNSTDDSQSSIVQNIYSDV; encoded by the coding sequence CTactgtatttatatttgttaaagaTAGTGATTTCTGTTCCAGGTGtatcattacaaaaaaaatggaagAACATCCGTGATGCTTATAATAAGGAATTCAAGAAAGGCAAATCAATTCCTTCTGGTTCTGGTGCATGTAAAGGTTCAAAATACATGTATTTCGACCGGCTTTCTTTTCTTCAGAAGACGATAGAAAACAAAGAAACTATCACAAACATAGATGAAGCCAAAAATGAAGAAATTCGGAACATTGACCAAAAGctagataattttgtaaatgcACGTGAAATACAACCGGTACCCAATAAAAGGAAGAAAACTAAAATTACTTCAGAAGAGCGATTGGCTGACATATTAGAAAATAGTATTGAATCAAGAGATAAaatacaaagacaaatacaagaaAGTATGTCAAagcaagatgatgatgataaactttTTTGCATGTCATTGTATAAAGAGTTAAAGAAAGTTCCAGAAAATAAACGATTGGCTACTAAAATTGAATTGCTCCAGGTAATACAGAAAGGGCAGAAATTACCATCGCCTATTCATATCACGAGCCAGCAAAACACGCCTAATGCAGTATTTTGGCAAAACCAACAATATTCAAACCCACAAGGATATTTCACTGGATATTCTACAATAGTACCAGGAGAGTCTCCATCGCCTTTATCATGCAATAGCACTGACGATTCACAGTCTtctatagtacaaaatatatattctgacgtataa
- the LOC128199543 gene encoding leukocyte receptor cluster member 8 homolog, which translates to MNREQCLKLIHLYGEYKLLWDAQCPNYTNRGLREDAWNNINREMNIPIMDLKKKMESLLGSYRRERSREKKSRITGSGRGDIYKSNWYAYEAFSFLGDRNHPGNTQDTLPEDNACHSEIQNDGSQSKTRNDGSENETQNSGSQSETQNQVGNENTVKETRNEYTRAKKRTKRTEPNDLTDNAISEALTLLQQCASDSAASEKHDSYDVYGQYVANELRKYDAFTLAHVKHAINKIIFEADMGAYPSYTGYYTQSYSGLNSSNNTSCLSSSPMPPQSPMPPQSQMPPTSPMPPTSPMPPTPPIPPTSPMPPPPPHPHC; encoded by the exons atgaaTAGAGAACAGTGTctcaaattaatacatttatatggAGAATATAAACTACTTTGGGATGCGCAATGTCCTAATTATACCAACAGAGGACTAAGAGAAGATGCGTGGAATAACATAAATCGTGAAATGAACATTCCAataatggatttaaaaaaaaagatggagtCTTTGCTAGGATCCTATAGGAGGGAAAGGTCACGTGAAAAGAAAAGCCGTATCACAGGATCag gtCGTGGTGAcatatataaatcaaattgGTACGCCTATGAAGCTTTCAGCTTCCTGGGCGATAGAAACCATCCAGGAAATACTCAAGATACTTTACCTGAAGAC AATGCATGTCACAGTGAAATTCAAAATGATGGAAGTCAAAGTAAAACTCGAAATGATGGCAGTGAAAATGAAACTCAAAATAGTGGCAGTCAAAGTGAAACTCAAAATCAAGTCGGTAATGAAAATACAGTTAAAGAAACCAGAAATGAATATACGAGAGCAAAGAAGAGAACTAAAAGAACTGAGCCAAATGATTTAACTGATAATGCTATATCAGAAGCCTTAACACTATTACAACAGTGTGCAAGTGATAGTGCTGCTTCGGAAAAACATGACTCCTACGATGTTTATGGGCAATATGTCGCAAATGAGTTGCGAAAATATGACGCTTTTACTTTAGCACATGTAAAGcatgctataaataaaattattttcgaagCGGACATGGGAGCATACCCATCATACACTGGTTATTATACTCAATCATACAGTGGGCTAAACAGTTCCAATAATACGTCTTGTCTTTCTTCCTCACCGATGCCTCCTCAATCACCGATGCCTCCTCAATCACAGATGCCTCCTACCTCACCGATGCCTCCTACCTCACCGATGCCTCCTACCCCACCGATCCCTCCTACCTCACCGATGCCCCCTCCGCCTCCTCATCCTCATTGTTAG
- the LOC128199536 gene encoding uncharacterized protein LOC128199536, whose translation MRPCVRKAIATTAFILIHQLVQKKKRKKSKHFWIKTLYKNRFQAGNRIFEELCFDDAESNFTRMNKIEFEHLYSLINAKISKKDTNFREAITARERLLVTLRFLATGDSYTSLQYLFRISKQRISVIVHEVCDALIDVLRDYVKIPSSEEEWLTIAREFETKWNFPHAIAAMDGKHVILQSPINSGNDFDCYKLFPSIVLFALVDANYKFLYVDVGSKGRISDGGVFKNTNLYKKLERRELNIPPPEILQIPYETAVPYFILADKAFALDEYTMKPYEGTPNRGSMERIFNYRLSRARRVVENAFGILSSVFRVLRKPILLEPEKATKVVLTTIYLYNYLRRDQEASQRFTAPGSFDVEAEGTIIPGRWRQDTEMSSMLPIRAMPRRGPTDLKEIRSHLGRHFITNGAIAWQNNYQ comes from the exons ATGAGGCCGTGCGTTCGGAAGGCTATCGCCACCACTGCCTTTATACTGATTCATCAACttgtacaaaaaaagaaaagaaaaaaatctaaacatttTTGGATAAAAACGTTATACAAAAACAGATTTCAAGCTGGAAACAGAATATTTGAAGAGCTGTGCTTTGATGACGCAGAAAGCAATTTCACtagaatgaataaaattgaatttgaacatCTGTACTCTCTTATAAACGCCAAAATAAGCAAGAAGGACACAAATTTTCGAGAAGCAATAACCGCAAGGGAAAGATTGTTGGTTACGTTAAGATTTTTGGCCACGGGAGATTCTTATACCAGTTTGCAGTATCTGTTTCGTATATCAAAACAAAGAATATCAGTAATCGTTCATGAAGTTTGTGATGCGTTAATCGATGTGCTAAGGGATTATgttaag ataCCATCATCCGAAGAAGAGTGGCTTACTATAGCAAGAGAATTTGAGACAAAATGGAATTTTCCGCATGCTATTGCAGCAATGGATGGGAAACATGTTATATTACAATCGCCTATAAATAGTGGCAATGATTTCGATTGTTACAAATTGTTTCCCAGTATAGTCCTATTTGCTTTAGTTGACGCCAATTATAAATTCCTGTATGTAGATGTTGGTAGCAAAGGTCGTATATCAGATGGCGGtgtgtttaaaaataccaatttatataaaaaacttgaaaGAAGGGAACTTAATATTCCTCCGCCAGAAATCTTACAAATACCTTATGAAACTGCAGTGCCGTATTTTATTTTGGCCGATAAAGCATTTGCATTGGATGAGTACACAATGAAACCTTATGAAGGTACTCCAAATCGAGGTTCAATGGAAAGGATCTTTAATTACCGACTGTCCAGAGCAAGGAGAGTTGTGGAAAATGCTTTTGGCATTTTAAGTTCTGTGTTCAGAGTATTGAGGAAGCCCATACTATTGGAACCAGAAAAAGCTACAAAAGTCGTGTTAActactatatacttatataactaCTTGCGAAGGGATCAAGAGGCCTCTCAAAGGTTTACTGCCCCGGGATCATTTGATGTCGAAGCTGAAGGAACAATAATACCCGGGCGATGGCGGCAGGATACAGAAATGTCATCAATGCTACCTATTCGAGCTATGCCACGGCGAGGGCCAAcagatttaaaagaaatacgttCACATTTAGGGagacattttattacaaatggagCAATTGCTTGGCAGAATAATTATCAGTAA
- the LOC128199535 gene encoding uncharacterized protein LOC128199535 isoform X1 has translation MRLPRAANVARQTSEAASRSKSSVGQDAPRPRQTHALPRPSVPRPEPNVVGFCPCSKAPQYVCRAHSRRSCFASLVRRIRNREHKYNYIIMNREQCLKLIHLYGEYKLLWDAQCPNYTNRGLREDAWNNINREMNIPIMDLKKKMESLLGSYRRERSREKKSRITGSGMFMFIIMFSYSHYIFIVSRTNLINLLFITGRGDIYKSNWYAYEAFSFLGDRNHPGNTQDTLPEDNACHSEIQNDGSQSKTRNDGSENETQNSGSQSETQNQVGNENTVKETRNEYTRAKKRTKRTEPNDLTDNAISEALTLLQQCASDSAASEKHDSYDVYGQYVANELRKYDAFTLAHVKHAINKIIFEADMGAYPSYTGYYTQSYSGLNSSNNTSCLSSSPMPPQSPMPPQSQMPPTSPMPPTSPMPPTPPIPPTSPMPPPPPHPHC, from the exons ATGAGGCTGCCTCGCGCGGCAAACGTTGCGAGGCAAACGTCCGAGGCTGCCTCGCGAA GCAAATCCTCGGTCGGTCAAGACGCGCCTCGACCGAGGCAAACGCACGCGCTGCCTCGCCCGAGCGTGCCGCGACCCGAGCCAAACGTTGTCGGTTTTTGTCCATGCTCAAAGGCGCCTCAGTACGTTTGCCGCGCGCACTCAAGACGGTCGTGTTTTGCCTCGCTTGTTCGACGAATACGGAATAGAGaacataagtataattatattatcatgaaTAGAGAACAGTGTctcaaattaatacatttatatggAGAATATAAACTACTTTGGGATGCGCAATGTCCTAATTATACCAACAGAGGACTAAGAGAAGATGCGTGGAATAACATAAATCGTGAAATGAACATTCCAataatggatttaaaaaaaaagatggagtCTTTGCTAGGATCCTATAGGAGGGAAAGGTCACGTGAAAAGAAAAGCCGTATCACAGGATCaggtatgtttatgtttattattatgttttcgtacagtcattacatatttatagtcAGTcgtacaaatttaattaatttattatttattacaggtCGTGGTGAcatatataaatcaaattgGTACGCCTATGAAGCTTTCAGCTTCCTGGGCGATAGAAACCATCCAGGAAATACTCAAGATACTTTACCTGAAGAC AATGCATGTCACAGTGAAATTCAAAATGATGGAAGTCAAAGTAAAACTCGAAATGATGGCAGTGAAAATGAAACTCAAAATAGTGGCAGTCAAAGTGAAACTCAAAATCAAGTCGGTAATGAAAATACAGTTAAAGAAACCAGAAATGAATATACGAGAGCAAAGAAGAGAACTAAAAGAACTGAGCCAAATGATTTAACTGATAATGCTATATCAGAAGCCTTAACACTATTACAACAGTGTGCAAGTGATAGTGCTGCTTCGGAAAAACATGACTCCTACGATGTTTATGGGCAATATGTCGCAAATGAGTTGCGAAAATATGACGCTTTTACTTTAGCACATGTAAAGcatgctataaataaaattattttcgaagCGGACATGGGAGCATACCCATCATACACTGGTTATTATACTCAATCATACAGTGGGCTAAACAGTTCCAATAATACGTCTTGTCTTTCTTCCTCACCGATGCCTCCTCAATCACCGATGCCTCCTCAATCACAGATGCCTCCTACCTCACCGATGCCTCCTACCTCACCGATGCCTCCTACCCCACCGATCCCTCCTACCTCACCGATGCCCCCTCCGCCTCCTCATCCTCATTGTTAG
- the LOC128199535 gene encoding uncharacterized protein LOC128199535 isoform X2, translated as MRLPRAANVARQTSEAASRSKSSVGQDAPRPRQTHALPRPSVPRPEPNVVGFCPCSKAPQYVCRAHSRRSCFASLVRRIRNREHKYNYIIMNREQCLKLIHLYGEYKLLWDAQCPNYTNRGLREDAWNNINREMNIPIMDLKKKMESLLGSYRRERSREKKSRITGSGRGDIYKSNWYAYEAFSFLGDRNHPGNTQDTLPEDNACHSEIQNDGSQSKTRNDGSENETQNSGSQSETQNQVGNENTVKETRNEYTRAKKRTKRTEPNDLTDNAISEALTLLQQCASDSAASEKHDSYDVYGQYVANELRKYDAFTLAHVKHAINKIIFEADMGAYPSYTGYYTQSYSGLNSSNNTSCLSSSPMPPQSPMPPQSQMPPTSPMPPTSPMPPTPPIPPTSPMPPPPPHPHC; from the exons ATGAGGCTGCCTCGCGCGGCAAACGTTGCGAGGCAAACGTCCGAGGCTGCCTCGCGAA GCAAATCCTCGGTCGGTCAAGACGCGCCTCGACCGAGGCAAACGCACGCGCTGCCTCGCCCGAGCGTGCCGCGACCCGAGCCAAACGTTGTCGGTTTTTGTCCATGCTCAAAGGCGCCTCAGTACGTTTGCCGCGCGCACTCAAGACGGTCGTGTTTTGCCTCGCTTGTTCGACGAATACGGAATAGAGaacataagtataattatattatcatgaaTAGAGAACAGTGTctcaaattaatacatttatatggAGAATATAAACTACTTTGGGATGCGCAATGTCCTAATTATACCAACAGAGGACTAAGAGAAGATGCGTGGAATAACATAAATCGTGAAATGAACATTCCAataatggatttaaaaaaaaagatggagtCTTTGCTAGGATCCTATAGGAGGGAAAGGTCACGTGAAAAGAAAAGCCGTATCACAGGATCag gtCGTGGTGAcatatataaatcaaattgGTACGCCTATGAAGCTTTCAGCTTCCTGGGCGATAGAAACCATCCAGGAAATACTCAAGATACTTTACCTGAAGAC AATGCATGTCACAGTGAAATTCAAAATGATGGAAGTCAAAGTAAAACTCGAAATGATGGCAGTGAAAATGAAACTCAAAATAGTGGCAGTCAAAGTGAAACTCAAAATCAAGTCGGTAATGAAAATACAGTTAAAGAAACCAGAAATGAATATACGAGAGCAAAGAAGAGAACTAAAAGAACTGAGCCAAATGATTTAACTGATAATGCTATATCAGAAGCCTTAACACTATTACAACAGTGTGCAAGTGATAGTGCTGCTTCGGAAAAACATGACTCCTACGATGTTTATGGGCAATATGTCGCAAATGAGTTGCGAAAATATGACGCTTTTACTTTAGCACATGTAAAGcatgctataaataaaattattttcgaagCGGACATGGGAGCATACCCATCATACACTGGTTATTATACTCAATCATACAGTGGGCTAAACAGTTCCAATAATACGTCTTGTCTTTCTTCCTCACCGATGCCTCCTCAATCACCGATGCCTCCTCAATCACAGATGCCTCCTACCTCACCGATGCCTCCTACCTCACCGATGCCTCCTACCCCACCGATCCCTCCTACCTCACCGATGCCCCCTCCGCCTCCTCATCCTCATTGTTAG